The following is a genomic window from Solanum lycopersicum chromosome 6, SLM_r2.1.
ACTACTCAAAATTCTATCTATTTTGATTCCATAGCTCTACAGAATTATGAAAGGGGGAAATCACAACATATATACTAAATGTCAACATTTTGCCTGTTAGTTAAGAAACTTGTCAAAATTATACACTTGTTAGTTTCATTTTATCAAGCCACCAAAAATTCTGTAAGAGCAGCTTTAGTAGGCTTTTCCATGACCAAATTTAGACATGTATGTTCCTAACTTCTATTTCTCTTCTATCTGGCCATATTATATAAGAGGTTGTATAGTAACAGTGAGGTTGGGAGAACCCTATCTTGTCCCTGAGTCCTCTACAACACAAAATTGTGATCACATCTCACACAGATGAGACAACCAAGTCTCATCAAAGATGAGTTGTTCAAGTTGTTTATCCCTGTGTAAGTGATTTGACAATTACAGAATGCAGAACTATTGACAAAAAGAGAGCTACTCCGGAAATAGAGAATACCGATATAAACATAAGAATGAGAAGAATGTGCATCTCTTAAGACCTAAAGAAACATATAGCAACATGATGAGGATATTTTTACCTTCAGGTATCAAGAATTACCCAGAAAAACTTCCTATCACCTTGATTTTGAACTTCTCCTTGAAACTTTCATCACTTGAGTCCAACTTTAGCTATTGGGGCAAAAAGATCACAAGCAATTCTTTGGGAGGCGAAAGAGATGTTTCTCCTATCACCTTGATTTCAAACTTCTCCTTGAAACTTGTATCCAGTTGAGTGGAACTTAACCGCCTGTTGGGACAAAAGGATCACAAGCAATTCTTTGGGAGGCGAAAGTGATGCATCAACAGATCTTCCCTGTATATGCCTGTGATGACACAATTAATTACAGTTCACCCTGTTAGGGTGTTGGGATCCCAAGCTTGATGAGAGCAAATGGCTAGGTGGTGGTGATATATCATGGATGATACTGGCTGATCCTATTTTTTGGGAATGGATACCTTGCATGACCAATACCAATTTTCCAAACATTTCCCTATGAACTGGTGCTATCATGTCACAACGAGTCAAAACATCAAGTGAACTAACAACTCCTCTTTTAACTAGTGTAGAAAGAGCTGTTGACACCCCTCTGGAGACTATCTCCTTCCTCTCAATATCATAGTTGTCAACCACAATTAGTAGGAACTCGAGAAGAGTACGGGTAACTTCAATATAATTGGGTATAGAGTTCACCATCAAAAGAATTGCAGGCTCAATGTTCATTACATTATCAGTGGTTTCATCATAGAAAAGCCAATCATAAAACAATGCGAGCTTCAAGTTTGCTTGGACATAACTCTTCCTGCACGACGTCAATAGCCAACCAATCACAGCCCATCTGGGTAAGATATCTGGTTGCATAATTTCACTGGATGGATGAACTGAACAGCATATAAACCTAACAATGTCGGTTAAAATGACTTCACTCCCAGGTACTCCAAGGAACTTCTTAGCGAACCAAACCTGGTACCTCTTTTGGTTACCCAACTTGACATGTGTAAGCAAAAACCTCAATTTAGTTTCCATTTCAGGAGTTACTCGAAGCAAAAAGTATGAACTTGGAGTTTTTGTGTGGTAAATTTGTGAAATATCTTTAAATCCATCCACCCCAAAGTGTCTTGGATTCAATAACAAGTCTCTCCATATGGCTTTAAACTCAGGTATATGAACCAAGTCTTGCAAAAGCCTAATTAAGTCCCTCCCTATCTTCAAACACAAAAGAAATTGTTCCCTCAAAAGTCGAACACAGAATACAACCTCCATTCTCTTCAATCCATCAATCATTGGATTACTTGGAACTCCATAATGATCGGCCAATAATCGAAGGAACACATACAACCCCTTATTCAACATCAATGGTTCTTCCTCTAATAAACAATCCCAATTGGCTAAAAACAGTGCAACCATCTCCAAACACAACCACAAATTTCCCTCACTAAAATCCCCACCTACAATTTGCCTTAAAAGAGCCACCATCAATTTATCAAATCCTATAGCCAATACATTCAACATCTCTTTAGTAACCCATATAAGCTGAATTTTCACAGAGTCAACCAATTTTACATACAATTCATCAACAATCTTGACAAGCATACAAGTAAACAAATCATACCCATCAATAACAATTGCATGTAGATGCTTAATATGAACTTCAGCCAAATTGGGTTGGGAGAAAATGCCAAATATTAAAGCTTTATTCAGGTTTGAGTATTCCTCTTTTGTTAGCACTTTTAAGGTAAATGGTGGGTTTAGTTGGGGTTTAAGAAGCTCAAAAGCTTCTCTAAAAGACACTTCAATTGGATTTTCAGCTTCATGGATTCCTCTTTCAGTAATCTTTAAGGCCATTTGTAGTGAATGAATCACAATAGATGCAAGATTAAACACCAAAAACAGCTACATAAGCGTACCTTACACAATTATTTTCAGAAACAAACTTAGGACCTTGCTGATCGAGTTGTTCGGTGCTTCGCCGGGAAATCACCACCGGCGGGGATGTGACGGCGGTTGTTTAGGTACTGCAAATAGCCGTCGCCTAAGCAAACCCACATCAAACTATATTATTTTGGtcacttttaattatttcttccCCATTTTATTTTACTGGAGTACTAAAAATagattagttttattttaacttgtttatttattttaattaaataaaagagatttttttttttgttttttcttcgcACTCCCCTTATTTGAAATAgtgataattaaattttaaattttaaattttaaaatatcccacttaaaattaatttaataaaatttactttCGATAAAATCTCTATCAATTGTGTAAGTCAGCAATGAGGCTTGGAACTGAATACTCAAATTATTTGTAAAGATGCTAGAGTgaagaaaaaatgattaaaatagtGTTTGGATTTTTGGAAGCGatacaaaatagaaaattaaaaaaattaaaatgaaaagaggcTCTTTTGCGTTATTATCTTTGATTTcgcttttaaattttaatttgataaatcgATTCACTAATATATCttccaattatttttaaaaaaaaatcaaatcggtatcttttcaataaaaaaaaccttCCGAACATAGTTTCACGAAAAGCCACCAACAAAAAAGTTATGTATCTTCGATTGAAACCCAATATTTGGCTATAAATATTCACCATTCCTCCTCCTTTTTTATTcactatgaaaattttaaaattatctcttTGGTTTCTGCAATACTTCGTATAATTGCAAAGTAAGTTTTAcatataatttgattaatttttaagttcGTTATACATTAGAATTTGAAATATCACATATTAtactaatataatttatttaatttatctcgaaagaaaataattataccaACTCCAATACTAAGGAGAAAAGATAAAGTTTAATGGGACGCTGAGAAGGACCATACATTTAATAGGCTAGCCAGGCTAAATCATCCATAATTGAAGCCTCAAGAGGGGTCAAACCCTAGAGTAATAGATTTATTGTCACTTACGGgatcactttttctttttggtttttcaCTAGGTATTGAAATTTGCATTGAAGCTCTGACTAAATTTGAATCGCGCTCTGCACTCTGCAGGCCTATTTGAGGGTGACATTCCTTACAAGATTTTCTCCATACGTAGAGCTCGAATTCAAAACATTTGATTAAGGGTGAACAACTCTCAACAATGCACCACAACCAATATgactattttattctatttctgggctgacataaaataaaattccagCTTTTATTCGCACAAATCTACTCCAATcattaaacaaaagaaaataattttggtAATCACCTAACTTAATTGCATAAATTTAGGTCCTTATTTGCATGTAATTATTAGGACTAGTGAGCATTATTGGTTAAAAATGGACTAGCATAACTCACCTCTCACATATCATCAACTGGTCCTTGTAGAAAATTAATggaaaatacattttaaaaataaaaatcttttatatgctcaaatgaataagtaaaataaaatacttattttttatagtaaaatcatataaaataaaacgtaCAGAGTAATTTACTTAAAAGATCACATatgatttgaaaaatcaaatctttatcATCGCTTAACATTAAATAAACGTGTTTGTTCATCGATGTTTAAAGACTAATTAGTCTTATTAGTTGAAAATCGAGTCAGTTCTCAtgtggtaaattttttttattcgataaattaacataaattaatttattgaagaataatattatttatgtattgattttgcTAAGAATGACATTTAAATAGGATAGGAGGTGTAagtaattaaaacaataatagtaattagTGATGAATCCACCTAATTAAATCAAGAATTGACTCAGTAAGTGGGTATATTTTAGTTTGAGTCACGTTTCAACTTCTCACCTCGTTCTCCTTTATCAGTGGAATCAAAGTCAAACCAATTGCAGAATATTAATACTAAAGATTCTATCCTTATATAATTTACTAAATGaacattaaattttgataatatttttatatttttctaatctATCCGAATGTACCTTaaatttttatgaagtttttatattcttcaagTCAGTTTCAGATTTAGACaaagtagaaaatttaaaaaaaaatttaatctccaaaaatttcaaatacaaaaaatatatatatttaagttcTTTAAGTTTGTTATCTCATGTAAtcagaataataataaattaaaaacaattaagaTTTCGTGTCCACAGAACTTATCGTGTatccttaagaaaattaatctCTCTAATGTATTGGAGGTTGTAAATTATTTCctctcaaaataaaatgaataaataattaaaaaagttataatatGTCAAACTACAAATacgagtttattattttttttaaaaaatgtataaaaaaaatgcaattttaaaACCTAATAAGTAGCTAGTGATTCACACTTTTAAAACCCAACCCAACCGATATGTTCGAATTTGGATACCAtgattataaaagtaaaaagaaatccACTTTGAACGATTATAAATACCAACCCTTGAACCATCTTTGATATCACACAGAACAGAGCattaagaaagagaaaattactCTGTTTCAAGTCTCacttcactatatatatattatctattcTGTTTGTACAAAATCACATCACAGATGGGTTTCAGCCTTATGAGGAACCAGAAGATTATGCCAACAATAAAACACTTGCTTATCATTTCTATAGCTATCAATGCAGGCCTACTGTTGAAATTACTGCATCATGAACATGAATGGGCTGGACTCGCCGGCCGGGACACCAATCGGAACAATGAGGTCAGCCTGGTTAAGGATGTGCTTCGTAAGGCTAAGCCTGCAACTGATCAGTACATCAATCTGGACCAGTAAGTttcaagactccatctttttcTCCGTTTATTTTTAGTCCGTTTTcaaaagaatgttttttttttctttttcttttcataattagaGTGTGTGGGCCTGATTGAACTTTGTACGTTCTAATATCATGTTGAACCGTGTGACTATATGCAACCGTACAAATATATAaggtttattttatattacatatttcaaAACTGGGATGGGtggagtaatatttttttttaacaaaataataattgctGTCGAGCAAAgcaaagacaatttttttttggcaatCTCTGTATTCTTGCC
Proteins encoded in this region:
- the LOC101264832 gene encoding uncharacterized protein, coding for MALKITERGIHEAENPIEVSFREAFELLKPQLNPPFTLKVLTKEEYSNLNKALIFGIFSQPNLAEVHIKHLHAIVIDGYDLFTCMLVKIVDELYVKLVDSVKIQLIWVTKEMLNVLAIGFDKLMVALLRQIVGGDFSEGNLWLCLEMVALFLANWDCLLEEEPLMLNKGLYVFLRLLADHYGVPSNPMIDGLKRMEVVFCVRLLREQFLLCLKIGRDLIRLLQDLVHIPEFKAIWRDLLLNPRHFGVDGFKDISQIYHTKTPSSYFLLRVTPEMETKLRFLLTHVKLGNQKRYQVWFAKKFLGVPGSEVILTDIVRFICCSVHPSSEIMQPDILPRWAVIGWLLTSCRKSYVQANLKLALFYDWLFYDETTDNVMNIEPAILLMVNSIPNYIEVTRTLLEFLLIVVDNYDIERKEIVSRGVSTALSTLVKRGVVSSLDVLTRCDMIAPVHREMFGKLVLVMQGIHSQKIGSASIIHDISPPPSHLLSSSLGSQHPNRVNCN